A stretch of the Uranotaenia lowii strain MFRU-FL chromosome 3, ASM2978415v1, whole genome shotgun sequence genome encodes the following:
- the LOC129756945 gene encoding 3-ketoacyl-CoA thiolase, mitochondrial — protein sequence MSALTKGIFIVGAKRTAFGTFGGAFKNTNATQLQTAAAKAALEASGVKPDQVDSVNIGQVLVLSSSDGAFLPRHVSLHCGIPIEKPALGVNRLCGSGFQSIVNGAQDILLGAAKISLTGGVDNMSQTPYTVRGTRFGIPLGTNPQLEDALWVGLSDSFCKLPMALTAENLAEKYKIPREKVDEFALRSQQLWKKANDAGVYKTEITPFKLKVKGKEVEFAVDEHPRPQTTLEGLNKLPSLFKKNGAVTAGTASGICDGAAAVVLASEEAVKQYNLTPLARLVAYSTVGVPPEIMGIGPVPAIQNVLKVAGLKLDDIDLVEINEAFGVQTLACAQELGIDMNKFNLNGGAIALGHPLGASGSRITGHLVHELKRKNLKRAIGSACIGGGQGIALLVESV from the exons atgtcTGCTTTGACTAAAG GAATCTTCATCGTTGGGGCCAAGCGAACGGCTTTCGGGACATTCGGTGGAGCCTTCAAGAATACCAACGCTACTCAACTCCAGACGGCTGCTGCCAAGGCAGCCCTTGAAGCATCCGGAGTAAAACCAGATCAGGTAGACTCGGTTAATATCGGACAGGTCTTGGTATTGTCTTCTTCCGATGGTGCATTCTTACCGCGTCACGTTTCTTTGCACTGTGGAATCCCAATCGAGAAACCGGCCTTGGGTGTGAATCGTCTGTGTGGATCCGGTTTCCAATCGATTGTGAATGGAGCCCAGGACATTTTGCTTGGGGCTGCTAAAATATCACTCACCGGTGGTGTGGATAACATGAGTCAAACTCCCTACACAGTTCGAGGAACCAGATTTGGAATCCCCTTAGGAACCAATCCTCAGCTAGAGGATGCGCTTTGg GTTGGCTTGAGTGATTCCTTCTGCAAGCTGCCAATGGCTTTAACGGCAGAAAACCTAGCCGAAAAGTATAAGATTCCCCGGGAGAAGGTCGACGAATTTGCCCTGCGCTCGCAACAGCTTTGGAAGAAAGCCAACGACGCCGGCGTATACAAGACTGAAATCACCCCCTTCAAACTAAAAGTCAAGGGCAAGGAAGTTGAATTCGCTGTTGATGAACATCCCCGGCCACAAACCACCCTGGAAGGACTGAACAAGCTCCCATCGCTGTTCAAGAAGAATGGTGCCGTTACAGCTGGAACTGCttcg GGTATCTGCGACGGTGCGGCAGCTGTAGTCCTAGCTTCCGAAGAAGCCGTAAAACAGTACAACCTAACGCCTTTAGCTCGATTGGTAGCCTACAGTACGGTAGGCGTTCCCCCGGAGATTATGGGAATCGGACCAGTTCCAGCTATCCAAAATGTGCTCAAGGTGGCTGGTTTGAAGCTGGATGACATTGATCTAGTAGAAATCAACGAAGCCTTTGGAGTACAAACTCTTGCCTGTGCCCAAGAGCTGGGAATCGATATGAACAAATTCAATCTTAACGGTGGGGCCATCGCTCTGGGACACCCGTTGGGAGCTTCCGGTTCACGTATCACCGGCCATTTGGTGCACGAACTGAAGCGTAAAAATCTCAAGCGCGCTATTGGATCGGCATGCATTGGTGGTGGTCAAGGAATCGCTTTGCTGGTGGAATCTGTGTGA